Genomic segment of Desulfovibrio sp.:
TCAAGGCCATGGACGCGCGCGGATGGCTGACCGTGTATCCCGTTCAGCGTCCCTGGCAACCCGAGGTTCTTGGTTACATGTTGCTCCTCGGCGGCTCTGCCTGGGCCTGGAAATTGCCGCGCGCAACGATGCTTTCCTGGTTGGGACTTTGCTTGCTCCTGTTGGCCACTCCTTCGCTTTACCGGGTCTGGGACCAAAGCCGCGAACGGGTCCGACTGACCATGCTGGACGTGGGCCAGGGTCAATCCCTGCTTGTGGAAGCTCCTGGCGGCAGGCGCTACCTGGTGGACGGAGGAGGCACTTTATCCAGCACCTTCGACCTGGGCCGGGCGGTCCTGGCCCCGGTCCTCACCTGGGGACGGCCCCCTGTCTTGGACGGGATGGTGATGTCTCATCCGGACCGGGACCACACCGGCGGGATGGTCTCTCTGCTAAGCAGCTTCCGGGTGGGTTTCCTGGCCGGAAACGGAGAACTCCCGGCACCTGAGGATTTTCGCAATGCCCTGGCTGTAAGCGGCCTCAGGCCGCTTATCTGGCGTGCCGGGGACAGCATAGCGCTCCAAGAGGATCTGTCCCTTGAGGTGCTGCACCCGCCGGACGGATTCGCGAAACGGGGTAACGCGGCTTCGTTGGTGCTGCGGCTTGTCTGGCGCGGGAGGGGCTTGGCTCTTCTTCCCGGAGATGCTGGCAGTGATGTTCTCGCGGCTCTGGCCGATTCGGGGATAGATCTTTCAGCGGACGTGCTGGCTATCCCCCACCATGGCAGCCGGACCGCTCTTGCGCCGAGACTCTATGAGAGGGTTCAGGCCAAATGGGCTTTCATAAGCTGCGGACGGGGCAACAGTTTCGGGTTCCCATCGCCCGAGGTTGTTCGCGCTCTTGAAAATGCGGGAGCACAGGTTTTCAGCACCGCCTACAACGGAGCGATCAGCGCCACATGGGATTCGCCGGGCGCCTCCCATTCCATCATGCACATGCGCTGACGCAACCCTCTACGGACCTTCGGTCGGGTACCCTTTGACGAAACTGCCGGTCTCCGGCTCCACATGGATCACCACCCGCCCGACATTCTCTATGGCGGCCCGGACTACATTCTCGAGTTTGGCCGTCATTTCGTGGGCCTGACCGATGGAGACGGTAGGGGCCATGCGGCAGTGGAAGCTCACCGAATACTTGTCTCCCAGGCGGTGCACTGCCACCCCGTGGCAGTCGGACACCGAGCCGGCCCCGTTCACAAGCTTCTCCACCTCCTGGCGGATGGATTCGGATTGGTCCGTTTGGCTGTCCCTTGCCAAATCCTTCTCACCCACGGGCTCAATATGGCTGGCAATGGTAACCGGCTCCTTGAGCCCGCCCCGGACCGAATTCTCAAAGGCCGTCACCAGCTCGTGAGCTCGGGCCAGGGTCTGGCCGTCGGGCACCTCCACATGCATCTCCAGGTGCAGGCCTTTGGGCGTCTGGTGGGCATGCAGCCCGTGAACGCCCAGGGCATGGCGCGCTGCCAAGCCGCGAACCAGCTCGAAAAGATCGCGCTCCTGCGCTGCCACAGGTTTCAGGTGCACCACCACGTCAGCACCCGGAAGCACCTGTTTCACCGCGTCTTCGGCCCTGGCCCCTATCTTATGTGCGTCCTCAAAACTGGCCTGCCGGGCGATGTCCAGAGTCAGGTCCACGAACGAGGTCGGGCCGGAAAGTCTGGCCCGCACCTGACCCACCCCGCGCACCCCTGGGATATCCTCAACTGCCTCCCGGAGTTCCTGGGCCATGTCCTGCGAGCCACCGTCCAGCAGTACATCCACAGCTTCGCGCCCGAGCCGGATGCTCACCCAGACGACAATCGCGCTTACGCCGAGAGCGGCCACTGCGTCCGCACGCTCCAGTACTCCCCGCCAGGGCGAGCCCTCGGGCATGATCCCGGCCAGCCACACGCAACCAAGGCCCAATATGACCACGGCCGAGGACCAGATGTCGGTTGAGAAATGCAAGGCATCCGCTTCCAGGGCCTGGCTGTTGTGTTTCTCAGCCATACGCTTAAGCATCCGCGAACGGGAAATATCTATGACAATGGAAACAGCCATGACCCCGAAGCTCCACCAGGTGACCTCAACGGCTTCCGGGGCGTAGAAGAGCCTGTCCACGGCCTCGCGCACGATGTAGACGCAGGTCAGCAGAAGAAGAAGCGTTTCCACCAGGGCGGACAGGTTTTCCATCTTGCCGTGTCCGTAGGGGTGGCGTGAATCCGCCGGAAGCGACGAATAGCGGACAGCGAAATAGGTGACGGCAGCGGCCAGAAGGTCGAGGCCCGAATGCGCCGCCTCGGACAGGATGCCCAGGGAGTTTGTAGATAACCCCACCGCCAGTTTCATTCCGGTGAGAAACACCGCCGCCACCAATGAAGACATGGCAGCCCCGCGTTTCTCCAATCCGGCCTCATGGCTGTCGATGTGCATGATCAATCTTTTATCCCACTTCCCGCTGCCATGGAAACCCGTGATGGTGATTTTCAGAATTGCTCTGGATTCGGCAAAAAATGTCAAGCAGACATGGACAACATTTGTTAGAAACTCTCCATGACTGAGACGGAAAAGAGCTATCGTCGGCGCATGCTCACTGTGTTGGCCCACATACAGGACAACCTGGACACCGAGCTGGGACTCGAAAACCTGGCCCGCATCGCCGGGTTCTCGCCCTTCCACTTCCACCGCATCTTCCTGGGCATGGCCGGAGAGACCGTAGGGGCTCATGTGCGCCGCCTCCGCCTGACCAGGGCCGCGTACCGCCTTGAATTCTCCGACATGAGCGTCACGGACGCGGGGCTGGAAGCAGGGTACGAAGCCCCCGAAGCCTTCAGCCGGGCCTTCAAGACGCAGTTTGCCGAATCTCCCAGCACATTCAGAGAGCTTTCGCGCAAGCGGCGCAAGGAGCTTGTCGCAACGCTTTTCCCTTTCCCCGAAGACTTTCTGAACCACAACCTGAGCGGAGCAATAGCCGTGGATGTTACCATCAAAAAAAAGGACCCCGTTCGAGTCGCCTTCACCCGGGCCACCGGCCCCTACATGCAGTCCTCCATGGAAGCTTGGCGGAAGATGATGGCCTGGGCTGGCCCCAAGGGGCTTTTCACACCCAAGACGATGTTCATTGGCGTTGGGCATGACGACCCCACCACCACGCAGCCTGAACGCATCCGCTACGACGCCTGCATCAGCGTGGGAGAAGAGGTTCAGGGGGATGGGGAAGCCGGAGTGACAATGCTGCCTGGCGGCGAATACGCCACCGTGATCCACAAGGGCCCTTACGACCAGCTTATAAAGACGTACATGTGGTTCTACGGGGTTTGGCTGCCCAAGTCCGGACGCGAGGTCTCGGCGCAGCCGGGGTACGAGGTGTACCTGAACGATCCGGAAACAACGCCTCCCGAGGACCTTCTGACCGAGATCAACATGCCGTTGGAAGAGAAATAGCTGGACAGTGGGCGCTCATCATTTCCCATAGCCCAGACCAGACGGCGATTGGGCTCAACATTCTGACTTGTGCTAGGAGAACCAAAGATGCCCTTCGTGAACATCAAGATCACCCGCGAAGCCACGCCCGTAACCCCGGAACAAAAGGCCAAGGTCATCGAGGGGGTCACGGACGTCATCGCCACGGTGCTTGGCCGCAACCGGGCCACCACCATCGTGATCATCGA
This window contains:
- a CDS encoding 4-oxalocrotonate tautomerase family protein; its protein translation is MPFVNIKITREATPVTPEQKAKVIEGVTDVIATVLGRNRATTIVIIEEVEMDNYGIGGTTVTEIRKKK
- a CDS encoding AraC family transcriptional regulator, translated to MTETEKSYRRRMLTVLAHIQDNLDTELGLENLARIAGFSPFHFHRIFLGMAGETVGAHVRRLRLTRAAYRLEFSDMSVTDAGLEAGYEAPEAFSRAFKTQFAESPSTFRELSRKRRKELVATLFPFPEDFLNHNLSGAIAVDVTIKKKDPVRVAFTRATGPYMQSSMEAWRKMMAWAGPKGLFTPKTMFIGVGHDDPTTTQPERIRYDACISVGEEVQGDGEAGVTMLPGGEYATVIHKGPYDQLIKTYMWFYGVWLPKSGREVSAQPGYEVYLNDPETTPPEDLLTEINMPLEEK
- a CDS encoding cation diffusion facilitator family transporter, which translates into the protein MHIDSHEAGLEKRGAAMSSLVAAVFLTGMKLAVGLSTNSLGILSEAAHSGLDLLAAAVTYFAVRYSSLPADSRHPYGHGKMENLSALVETLLLLLTCVYIVREAVDRLFYAPEAVEVTWWSFGVMAVSIVIDISRSRMLKRMAEKHNSQALEADALHFSTDIWSSAVVILGLGCVWLAGIMPEGSPWRGVLERADAVAALGVSAIVVWVSIRLGREAVDVLLDGGSQDMAQELREAVEDIPGVRGVGQVRARLSGPTSFVDLTLDIARQASFEDAHKIGARAEDAVKQVLPGADVVVHLKPVAAQERDLFELVRGLAARHALGVHGLHAHQTPKGLHLEMHVEVPDGQTLARAHELVTAFENSVRGGLKEPVTIASHIEPVGEKDLARDSQTDQSESIRQEVEKLVNGAGSVSDCHGVAVHRLGDKYSVSFHCRMAPTVSIGQAHEMTAKLENVVRAAIENVGRVVIHVEPETGSFVKGYPTEGP